In a single window of the Blastopirellula retiformator genome:
- a CDS encoding DUF1802 family protein — protein MPPTNIPYAIKEWDVVCAALRAGKQYVLLRKGGIQEHDDQFRAEHDAFWFWQTRFHQSPDQLNDAGQEILDQLGGKHSGGNRFAVDLLAQVDQVRYVTQETKLDELEELHILSDDALRMRFHYRELGLYLFLVRIYAAPQAKVFVETPEIAGCKSWIKLPEPPPAADLKPVLTDDQFAAVKQKFESLLA, from the coding sequence ATGCCCCCAACCAACATCCCCTATGCGATCAAAGAATGGGACGTCGTCTGCGCGGCGCTTCGCGCAGGCAAACAATACGTACTGCTCCGCAAAGGGGGCATCCAAGAGCACGACGATCAGTTTCGCGCTGAGCATGACGCTTTCTGGTTTTGGCAGACGCGGTTCCATCAATCGCCCGATCAGCTGAACGACGCCGGGCAAGAGATCCTGGATCAACTCGGAGGCAAACACTCTGGCGGCAACCGTTTCGCCGTCGACTTGCTGGCCCAGGTCGATCAGGTTCGCTACGTCACGCAAGAGACGAAGCTAGACGAGCTTGAAGAACTGCACATCCTGTCGGACGACGCCCTGCGGATGCGGTTCCACTATCGCGAGCTGGGCCTCTATCTCTTCCTGGTCCGCATTTACGCCGCGCCGCAAGCGAAGGTCTTCGTCGAAACGCCCGAGATCGCCGGCTGCAAAAGCTGGATCAAACTGCCCGAACCGCCGCCAGCCGCGGACCTAAAACCGGTCCTCACCGACGACCAATTCGCCGCGGTGAAACAAAAGTTTGAATCGCTCTTGGCGTAG
- a CDS encoding aminotransferase-like domain-containing protein, which produces MPDDASPSNADQRRLYDQVASHIARLIEQGTLRPGDRIPSVRRMRGQMSVSLSTVTHAYRLLESRGLIEARPKSGYFVRDTAFRVPPPPKASRSNIRPLRVNVSRLSRRLHDVLASPEVIKLGAVVPDVELLPMQRINRLLMQTLQRFPEMGHRYDVPIGHAPLRHEIARRMIDAGAEVSPDEIVTTTGASEAVYLALHAALRPGDTVAVESPSYFGILEKLETTGIRVIEVACDPEVGVDVDAIERLAQEGRIQGAVVVANFNNPLGCRMPDDAKKRLVDVMCQHQLPLIEDDIFGELHFDTGVRPKALKAFDRDGFVLYCSSFSKTISPGLRVGWCAPGIYQDAFVQAKIAINPAGSIAMQAAAAKYLETAGYDLHLRRLRRTLHERTRIVASSVYEHFPEETRATAPQGGQVLWIELPRGFDSVQLFEEAAERNISVAPGVLFSPGDRFRNFLRLNCAIQANARVEQAIIELGRLAKKQLAM; this is translated from the coding sequence ATGCCTGACGACGCATCTCCGTCAAACGCCGACCAGAGGCGACTTTATGACCAGGTTGCTAGCCATATCGCCCGCCTGATCGAGCAAGGGACCTTGCGCCCCGGCGATCGCATTCCTTCGGTTCGCCGCATGCGAGGGCAAATGTCGGTCTCGCTATCAACGGTCACGCATGCGTATCGCTTGCTCGAAAGTCGCGGACTGATAGAAGCACGACCCAAATCGGGCTACTTTGTTCGCGATACGGCTTTCCGCGTTCCGCCGCCCCCCAAAGCGTCCCGCTCGAACATCCGCCCTTTGCGGGTCAACGTCTCGCGGCTATCGCGGCGCCTGCATGATGTCCTCGCATCGCCGGAGGTGATCAAACTGGGCGCCGTGGTGCCCGACGTCGAGCTCTTGCCGATGCAGCGGATCAACCGCTTGCTGATGCAAACGCTGCAGCGATTTCCCGAGATGGGACATCGCTATGACGTGCCGATCGGGCACGCGCCGCTGCGGCACGAGATCGCCCGGCGAATGATCGACGCCGGGGCCGAAGTCTCGCCCGACGAGATCGTCACCACCACCGGGGCCAGCGAAGCGGTTTACCTGGCGCTGCATGCGGCATTGCGCCCTGGCGATACGGTTGCGGTCGAATCCCCTTCCTACTTTGGCATTTTGGAAAAGCTGGAGACGACCGGCATTCGCGTGATTGAAGTCGCTTGCGATCCTGAAGTGGGCGTCGATGTCGATGCGATCGAGCGGCTTGCCCAGGAAGGTCGCATCCAAGGCGCCGTGGTCGTCGCCAACTTCAACAATCCGCTCGGCTGCCGCATGCCGGACGACGCCAAAAAGCGACTGGTCGATGTGATGTGTCAGCATCAACTGCCGCTGATCGAAGATGACATTTTTGGCGAACTGCATTTTGATACCGGCGTGCGGCCCAAGGCGCTCAAAGCGTTCGACCGCGATGGTTTTGTGCTCTACTGCAGTTCGTTCAGCAAAACGATTTCGCCCGGTCTGCGGGTTGGTTGGTGCGCCCCTGGCATCTATCAAGACGCATTCGTTCAAGCGAAAATTGCGATCAACCCAGCCGGTTCGATCGCCATGCAAGCTGCCGCGGCCAAGTACCTGGAAACGGCCGGTTACGATCTCCATCTGCGCCGTTTGCGGCGGACGCTGCACGAACGAACCCGCATAGTGGCTTCAAGCGTCTACGAGCACTTCCCCGAAGAAACGCGAGCCACCGCCCCGCAAGGAGGCCAGGTCCTTTGGATCGAACTCCCCCGCGGCTTTGATAGCGTCCAACTGTTTGAAGAGGCGGCGGAGCGAAACATCAGCGTGGCGCCCGGCGTGTTGTTCTCGCCCGGCGATCGCTTCCGCAATTTCCTGCGACTGAACTGTGCGATTCAAGCGAATGCCCGAGTCGAGCAGGCGATCATTGAGTTAGGCCGTTTGGCGAAAAAGCAGTTGGCAATGTGA
- a CDS encoding MFS transporter: MAKGLLAAIFRKRPGVRRMSAWNLRETTTLVAVIAILAGIEWVGRNDSTELKDLAFAILLVTTVRLVFSRYFCRRVRWASSLSRQLRRLWNRITAAVRYDWGLDLRRSPAIDRGLPRLFLIAPLLAVLALAVATLFATLSGVTFRETVPLVSYLAYLAPTAAVWGALLLLVFGAAFSPGFVLFDALLVYGKRPERESFRWSIAFASVVAGGVLALTLLAPTWIATAIWGFALTLSLGANWFTPAWRPDCLWRKSGSDVRSMPMYLFLTVTDLLVGMVPAIPVAIALGGEAIGLPSHFESSPISTGLGRLAIWYGSFAYLASTLLMESHYFLARVSDPSREAPLQLHFSGVDRPRQRRELRQVARRNRWKVRFAPTTPDRLDVRLQIAESTSAASESNVICLHLDDLKAEETMVRILRRDQVQKRRVLVKGIELIFRRAAARKDRDGSGYWLAPHYWFFPGLTRDVVSTDDANSLDVIPPLYRDVMPRSVRHHFFEICQALGVDLIFVEDGVDFYAVRRVLRVMFERYDIDAGRRPLEEVHFSGLPKVRVLIHEFAIDQSPRKTKYPEPSYQYLGRARIVHIYRDRGDDEEETPTPETPEFLLSPVGSF, from the coding sequence ATGGCTAAAGGCTTGCTGGCGGCGATCTTCCGAAAGCGACCAGGCGTCCGCCGGATGTCGGCGTGGAACCTGCGCGAGACGACGACCCTGGTGGCGGTCATCGCGATTCTGGCTGGCATCGAATGGGTCGGCCGGAACGACTCGACCGAACTAAAAGACCTGGCCTTTGCGATCTTGCTAGTAACGACGGTCCGCCTGGTCTTCTCGCGTTACTTTTGCCGTCGGGTACGGTGGGCTTCGTCGCTGTCGCGACAGCTGCGACGGCTGTGGAACCGGATCACTGCGGCCGTGCGGTATGACTGGGGGCTCGACCTACGCCGCTCGCCGGCGATCGATCGCGGGCTGCCGCGACTGTTTCTGATCGCGCCGCTGTTGGCGGTGCTCGCTCTAGCGGTGGCGACGCTCTTCGCCACTTTAAGCGGAGTCACCTTCCGCGAGACCGTGCCGCTGGTCAGCTATCTCGCTTACCTGGCGCCGACGGCGGCGGTATGGGGAGCATTGTTATTGCTGGTGTTTGGGGCGGCCTTCTCGCCAGGCTTTGTGTTGTTTGACGCGCTGCTGGTGTATGGCAAGCGACCAGAGCGGGAGTCGTTTCGCTGGTCGATCGCCTTTGCGTCGGTCGTTGCTGGCGGAGTCTTGGCGCTTACGTTGCTGGCGCCCACCTGGATCGCGACCGCGATTTGGGGTTTTGCGCTGACGCTTAGCTTGGGCGCCAATTGGTTTACGCCGGCTTGGCGGCCTGATTGTTTGTGGCGGAAGTCAGGCAGCGACGTGCGCTCGATGCCGATGTATCTGTTCTTGACGGTGACCGACTTGCTGGTCGGCATGGTTCCAGCGATACCGGTGGCGATTGCTTTGGGAGGCGAAGCGATTGGCCTGCCTTCGCATTTTGAATCGTCGCCGATCAGCACTGGGCTGGGACGCCTGGCGATCTGGTATGGCTCGTTCGCCTATCTCGCTTCGACGCTGTTGATGGAATCGCATTACTTTCTGGCGCGGGTCAGCGATCCTTCGCGGGAAGCGCCGCTACAGCTACATTTCTCCGGCGTCGATCGTCCTCGCCAACGCCGCGAACTGCGACAAGTGGCGCGGCGCAATCGGTGGAAGGTCCGTTTCGCCCCGACGACGCCTGATCGCTTGGACGTGCGACTGCAGATCGCTGAGTCGACTTCCGCGGCGAGCGAGTCAAACGTGATTTGCTTGCACCTGGACGACCTGAAGGCGGAAGAGACGATGGTCCGCATCTTGCGTCGCGATCAGGTGCAAAAGCGGCGGGTATTGGTAAAAGGGATCGAGTTGATCTTCCGCCGCGCGGCGGCTCGTAAGGATCGTGACGGCAGCGGCTATTGGCTGGCGCCGCACTATTGGTTCTTCCCGGGACTGACCCGCGATGTGGTCTCGACCGATGACGCCAATTCCCTCGATGTGATCCCGCCGCTGTATCGCGATGTGATGCCCCGTTCGGTCCGTCATCACTTCTTTGAGATCTGCCAAGCGCTGGGGGTCGACCTGATCTTTGTCGAAGATGGCGTCGACTTCTACGCAGTCCGGCGCGTATTGCGAGTGATGTTTGAGCGGTACGACATTGATGCCGGGCGACGACCGCTGGAAGAAGTCCATTTCTCGGGCCTGCCGAAGGTGCGGGTCCTGATCCACGAGTTCGCGATCGACCAATCGCCGCGCAAGACGAAGTACCCCGAGCCGAGCTACCAGTACCTGGGACGTGCCCGGATCGTGCACATCTACCGCGATCGCGGCGACGACGAAGAAGAAACGCCGACGCCCGAGACGCCGGAGTTTTTGCTGAGCCCCGTCGGCAGCTTCTAG
- a CDS encoding DUF1501 domain-containing protein — protein MNLDHYADAAVSRRTFLSNVGFGLGSTALASLIAGDSLAAGSAPAAGIPGQPGLPHFQPKIKRVIFLCMSGGPSQFETFDNKPELTRLDGQAMPESYTAGQPIAQLQGKELKCLGAMTKFKKYGQGGVEISDFLPWHAKMADDICVVRSMVTEQINHDPAHTFMNTGSVISGRPSMGSWINYGLGSETNELPGFVVLSSVGGRNPQPIASRQWGAGFLPSRYQGVEFSSTGDPVSYVRNPPGVNAGQQRQIVDAVGQLNRQRLDQLQDPEIATRISAYEMAYRMQMSVPDLTDMSDEPQSVLDMYGATPGDGSFASNCLLARRLAERGVRFIHLYHRGWDHHGDLKKFMGVCCGLTDQPTYALVQDLKQRGMLKDTLIVWGGEFGRTPMFQGKGGVGRDHHIKGFSMWMAGGPVKGGTTYGATDELGYNAVENVVHVRDLHATMLHLLGIDHHRFSVKFQGLDMKLTGVEPARVVKEVLA, from the coding sequence ATGAACCTAGACCACTACGCTGACGCCGCCGTTTCGCGCCGCACCTTTTTGTCCAACGTCGGATTTGGGCTCGGCTCTACCGCGCTCGCTTCGCTGATCGCTGGCGATTCGCTGGCCGCTGGCAGCGCGCCGGCCGCCGGAATCCCGGGGCAACCAGGTTTGCCCCACTTTCAGCCGAAGATCAAGCGGGTGATCTTTCTCTGCATGTCTGGCGGCCCGTCGCAGTTTGAAACCTTCGACAACAAGCCGGAACTGACCCGCTTGGATGGCCAAGCGATGCCCGAATCGTACACCGCCGGCCAGCCGATCGCTCAGCTACAAGGCAAAGAGCTGAAATGCCTCGGCGCGATGACCAAGTTCAAGAAGTATGGCCAGGGCGGCGTCGAGATCAGCGATTTCCTGCCGTGGCACGCCAAGATGGCGGATGACATCTGCGTCGTCCGCTCGATGGTAACCGAGCAAATCAATCACGACCCGGCCCACACCTTCATGAACACCGGTTCGGTAATCAGCGGCCGGCCTTCGATGGGATCGTGGATCAACTACGGCCTGGGGAGCGAAACGAACGAGTTGCCAGGCTTCGTCGTCTTGAGTAGCGTCGGCGGTCGCAACCCGCAACCGATCGCCTCGCGACAATGGGGCGCCGGCTTTTTGCCCAGCCGCTATCAAGGGGTCGAGTTCAGCTCGACCGGCGACCCGGTCAGCTATGTCCGCAATCCGCCTGGCGTCAATGCCGGCCAACAGCGACAGATCGTCGACGCCGTCGGCCAACTCAATCGCCAACGGCTTGATCAACTGCAAGATCCCGAAATCGCGACCCGGATTTCGGCCTACGAAATGGCGTACCGCATGCAAATGTCGGTGCCGGATCTGACCGACATGTCGGATGAGCCGCAGAGCGTACTCGACATGTATGGCGCCACGCCGGGCGATGGTTCGTTCGCGTCAAACTGCTTGCTCGCCCGTCGGTTGGCCGAGCGGGGCGTTCGCTTCATCCATCTCTATCACCGCGGCTGGGACCACCATGGCGACCTGAAGAAGTTCATGGGCGTCTGCTGCGGCCTGACCGATCAGCCGACCTATGCTCTGGTACAAGACCTGAAACAGCGGGGCATGCTGAAAGATACGCTGATCGTCTGGGGCGGAGAGTTTGGCCGGACGCCGATGTTCCAAGGCAAAGGAGGCGTCGGCCGCGACCACCACATCAAAGGCTTCAGCATGTGGATGGCTGGCGGTCCCGTCAAAGGGGGAACCACCTACGGCGCGACCGATGAACTCGGCTACAACGCCGTCGAAAACGTCGTCCACGTCCGCGACCTGCACGCCACGATGCTCCACTTGCTCGGCATCGACCACCACCGCTTCAGCGTCAAGTTCCAAGGGCTCGACATGAAGCTAACCGGCGTCGAGCCAGCCCGCGTGGTGAAAGAGGTCTTGGCGTAG